Proteins from a single region of Cyanobium sp. Tous-M-B4:
- a CDS encoding aromatic acid exporter family protein codes for MNKAERLRIPAEIAIAALVAYLLGYWFTNLFPGYLPKIGGLWSAISAIVVTQATRRETTSSASLRILGSAIGAGTSAIYLTLLPFHPVGMAVAIFATVALCAAINVPSHGRLAAITVIVVMVTGSLDPKLSPGLNALLRLAESCIGTGVAVLAAGLWPSSNNQAGGNS; via the coding sequence ATGAACAAAGCAGAGCGTCTGCGCATCCCCGCCGAGATCGCCATAGCGGCTTTGGTGGCTTACTTGCTCGGCTACTGGTTCACGAATCTGTTCCCGGGCTACCTACCCAAGATCGGCGGGCTTTGGTCGGCGATCTCCGCGATCGTGGTAACCCAGGCCACCCGCAGGGAGACAACCTCCTCAGCCTCGCTGCGAATTTTGGGTTCAGCCATAGGCGCCGGCACCAGTGCGATTTACCTGACGCTGCTGCCCTTTCACCCTGTGGGCATGGCCGTGGCAATCTTTGCCACAGTTGCTCTCTGCGCGGCGATCAATGTGCCCAGCCATGGCCGCTTGGCAGCTATCACCGTGATCGTTGTGATGGTCACCGGCAGCCTGGATCCGAAGCTAAGTCCGGGGCTCAATGCCCTGCTGCGCTTGGCTGAATCATGCATCGGCACCGGCGTTGCGGTGCTAGCGGCGGGGCTCTGGCCTAGCTCAAACAACCAGGCTGGTGGCAATTCCTGA
- a CDS encoding alpha/beta fold hydrolase encodes MNRPLPSRALRVLATGIGAAALLAPAPARAIETINLRLPLLETNFSIRVAELRSPEALIAGDSDLAELDRATRGEIGRRLKAVLSSNLPLEAKAVIRQAQGSPLLDQVLLLVGALGDIDGLPDPIDPAQFEQAMERSAAKGGISLLDVIEQLPGQSVTVELGRLGFSIQRFRDQRRSAEKLIASMPAVGSAGPLQEVGPLAVARQEQSIAVGHRSEPLALVVLEPMGSGAAPNRLVVISHGLWDDPSNFEGWAAHLASHGYTVVLPRHPGSDQSQQRAMLAGKQPPPSPSELALRPKDVSAVIDAAAQGRLALRRPVNTQAVLVAGHSWGATTALQLAGARPITTKLQQLCDEVRDPSRNLSWILQCNFVGSADSAALVDPRVAAAIAVSPPMRLLFDVDSAGSMKAKVLVISGSRDWVVPPGPEAIEPMARATRGGASGHRLVLAENADHFNLRSPRGEAGGPLRALLLAWFNSAARSSQGNPPELPLAGWGSATHPLREVTSALPKPPAQP; translated from the coding sequence ATGAATCGCCCATTGCCATCCCGGGCGTTACGCGTTCTGGCCACGGGAATCGGTGCCGCCGCCCTGCTGGCTCCAGCGCCGGCCAGGGCAATTGAAACCATCAATTTGCGGCTGCCCCTGCTCGAGACAAATTTCAGCATCAGGGTCGCTGAATTGCGCAGTCCGGAGGCCTTGATTGCCGGCGACAGCGATCTAGCCGAGCTCGACCGTGCCACCCGAGGCGAGATCGGCCGCAGGCTCAAGGCTGTGTTGAGCTCCAACCTGCCCCTTGAAGCCAAGGCGGTTATTCGCCAGGCCCAGGGATCGCCGCTGCTGGATCAGGTGCTGCTGTTGGTGGGGGCCCTAGGCGACATCGATGGCCTGCCTGATCCCATCGATCCGGCTCAGTTTGAGCAAGCGATGGAGCGCTCTGCCGCTAAGGGGGGCATCAGCTTGCTGGATGTGATCGAGCAGCTACCAGGCCAGAGCGTCACGGTGGAGCTGGGCCGGTTGGGATTTTCAATTCAGCGCTTTCGTGACCAACGCCGCTCGGCTGAGAAGCTGATTGCCTCCATGCCGGCGGTGGGCAGTGCTGGACCGCTGCAGGAGGTGGGGCCCCTGGCTGTTGCCCGGCAGGAACAAAGCATCGCCGTTGGCCATCGCTCGGAGCCGTTGGCTCTGGTGGTGCTCGAGCCAATGGGATCTGGCGCGGCGCCCAATCGACTGGTGGTGATTTCCCACGGGCTGTGGGATGACCCCAGCAACTTCGAGGGCTGGGCAGCCCACCTGGCTAGCCATGGCTACACCGTGGTGCTGCCCCGCCACCCAGGCAGCGATCAAAGCCAGCAGCGGGCCATGCTGGCCGGCAAGCAGCCCCCTCCCAGTCCGTCTGAGCTGGCCCTGAGGCCAAAAGACGTGTCGGCCGTGATCGATGCCGCCGCCCAGGGCCGGCTGGCTTTGCGCCGACCGGTGAACACCCAGGCGGTGCTGGTGGCAGGCCATTCCTGGGGGGCGACCACGGCGCTGCAGCTGGCTGGGGCCCGGCCCATCACCACCAAACTTCAACAGCTTTGCGATGAGGTGCGCGACCCCTCCCGCAATCTCAGCTGGATATTGCAGTGCAACTTCGTTGGTTCGGCGGATAGTGCCGCTCTGGTCGACCCCCGGGTGGCTGCTGCTATTGCGGTGAGTCCGCCGATGCGCTTGCTATTTGATGTCGATTCCGCCGGCAGCATGAAGGCGAAGGTGCTGGTGATCAGCGGTAGCCGCGACTGGGTGGTGCCGCCCGGGCCCGAGGCGATCGAGCCCATGGCCAGGGCCACCCGGGGCGGAGCCAGTGGCCATCGCCTGGTGCTGGCTGAGAACGCCGATCACTTCAATTTGCGTTCGCCTAGGGGCGAGGCCGGGGGGCCCTTGCGGGCCCTGCTGCTGGCTTGGTTTAACTCCGCTGCTCGCTCAAGCCAAGGCAACCCGCCTGAATTGCCCCTTGCTGGTTGGGGCAGTGCAACCCATCCGCTGCGGGAAGTGACATCGGCATTGCCCAAGCCTCCGGCTCAGCCATAA
- a CDS encoding PhoH family protein: MAEPKGPTSFAIPLPNPAAALALAGDAESSTLRHLEALTGASLVLRGLDLVIQAPPSQMERAAALVELLRPLWQEGQAITQVDARVALQALDTGRSAEHQQLGRQVLARSQSGKLLRPRTLRQQTYVEAMERHDLTIALGPAGTGKTFLAAVQAVRMLTERKVERLVLTRPAVEAGERLGFLPGDLQQKVDPYLRPLYDALHALLGAERTGALLEKGVIEVAPLAYMRGRTLADAFVILDEAQNTTTTQMRMVLTRLGEHSRMVVTGDPTQVDLPYGVMSGLQEAAQVLQGVEGVAICELTAADVVRHPLVQRLVEAYADRDATKLAPAVKRRFDSQCSEPEP, encoded by the coding sequence GCAGGTGACGCCGAATCATCCACCCTGCGCCATCTCGAAGCCCTCACCGGAGCTTCGCTGGTGCTGCGGGGGCTGGATTTGGTTATTCAGGCCCCTCCCAGCCAAATGGAGCGGGCGGCGGCGTTGGTGGAATTGCTTCGCCCCCTGTGGCAGGAAGGCCAAGCCATCACCCAGGTGGATGCGCGGGTAGCACTGCAAGCCCTCGACACCGGCAGGAGCGCGGAGCATCAGCAACTGGGCCGCCAGGTGCTGGCCCGCAGCCAAAGTGGCAAGTTGCTGCGCCCGCGCACCCTGCGCCAGCAGACCTACGTGGAAGCCATGGAGCGCCACGACCTCACCATTGCCCTCGGCCCGGCGGGCACGGGCAAAACATTTTTGGCCGCCGTTCAGGCGGTGCGCATGCTCACCGAGCGCAAAGTGGAGCGGTTGGTGCTCACTCGCCCGGCGGTGGAGGCGGGCGAACGGCTCGGTTTTTTACCGGGCGATCTGCAGCAGAAAGTTGATCCCTACCTGCGCCCCCTCTACGACGCGCTGCACGCCCTGCTCGGCGCCGAGCGCACCGGTGCCCTGCTGGAAAAAGGGGTGATTGAAGTGGCGCCTCTGGCTTACATGCGTGGCCGCACCCTGGCCGACGCCTTTGTGATCCTCGACGAAGCCCAAAACACCACCACCACCCAGATGCGGATGGTGCTTACCCGGCTGGGGGAACACTCCCGCATGGTGGTAACTGGCGATCCCACCCAGGTGGACTTGCCCTATGGGGTAATGAGCGGCCTGCAGGAAGCTGCCCAGGTGCTGCAGGGGGTGGAGGGGGTCGCGATCTGCGAGCTCACCGCGGCTGACGTGGTGCGCCACCCGCTAGTGCAGCGGTTGGTGGAGGCCTATGCGGATCGCGATGCCACCAAACTGGCGCCTGCCGTTAAAAGGCGATTCGATAGCCAGTGCAGTGAGCCTGAACCATGA
- a CDS encoding Bax inhibitor-1 family protein: MPASSNFQQAIREAQSSALVGPNVVNKALPYVGGGMVLTAGGVMGGLALMASSPTLFMPLFWVALIGNFILFFVAQNVALKGNNNTALPLLTAYSLITGFTLSGIVAYAVSAAGVGAIGTATLATGITFVVASVVGRRMSDNIGQALSGVVGLGILGLLIAMVVQIIGGIFAPGVFSGGTFELLIAGFGTVLFVGAAFVDFYTMPRTYSDDQYLAGALGMYLTYINLFIFILRLIIALQGGGRRD, translated from the coding sequence ATGCCGGCCAGCAGCAATTTTCAACAGGCCATTCGTGAGGCTCAATCGAGTGCCCTAGTTGGCCCCAATGTGGTCAACAAGGCCCTGCCCTATGTGGGCGGCGGCATGGTGCTCACCGCCGGTGGGGTAATGGGAGGACTGGCCCTGATGGCCAGCAGCCCAACCCTGTTCATGCCCCTGTTCTGGGTGGCCCTGATCGGCAACTTCATCCTGTTCTTCGTGGCCCAGAATGTGGCCCTGAAGGGCAACAACAACACCGCCCTGCCGCTGCTGACGGCCTACAGCCTGATCACCGGCTTCACCCTCAGCGGCATCGTTGCCTACGCCGTAAGCGCCGCTGGTGTCGGCGCCATCGGCACAGCCACCCTGGCTACGGGCATCACTTTTGTGGTGGCCTCAGTGGTGGGTCGCCGCATGAGCGACAACATCGGCCAAGCGCTGAGCGGCGTGGTGGGTCTGGGCATCCTCGGCCTGCTGATCGCCATGGTCGTGCAGATCATCGGAGGCATTTTTGCCCCAGGCGTCTTCAGCGGCGGCACCTTCGAACTGCTGATTGCAGGTTTCGGCACTGTGTTGTTCGTAGGAGCAGCCTTTGTCGACTTCTACACAATGCCCCGCACCTACAGCGACGACCAATACTTGGCCGGCGCCTTGGGGATGTATCTCACCTACATCAACCTATTTATATTCATCCTGCGCTTGATCATTGCCCTCCAGGGCGGCGGTCGCCGCGACTGA